From the genome of Solidesulfovibrio carbinolicus, one region includes:
- a CDS encoding PAS domain S-box protein: MTTSLPSGRDTAKLRFGLPTLLVLLCALLLPSAGRESKAAKTDAQASAKAITVVLDQDYPPYTITTPEGETTGILIDYWKLWEKVTGVPVNLRPLGWNAAQNEMLQGRADVIDTLFRNPEREKIYSFSKPYATIEVPIFVHKDLSGIKDLDTLRGFTVGVKRGDSSVDYLSSRGILPLAAFDGYEGVVQAARDARVKVFCVDKPPALYYLYKYGLENDFRLAFTLNQGEFHRAVRKGNEALLQLVEDGFARITPEQYEEIDRKWRGSALFPSSTMRYALWALAVVAAAVAVLVAINAVLRRTVRRQSSRLDQLLMAVGQSEERHRELVQSAASVILRLDHQGRVAFCNAFGLEFFGFSLEEMIGREIGALIDVADAPGADDGADAWTHTLAALAQSPESAASLTRQHRRKNGEIAWIAWSLRGLRAATGGVSEILCIGNDITERKRIEEALRASEARYTLVAKGANDGIWDWDLRTNIVYYSPRYLEILGYNPDEVQNLLDEWTKRIHPDDAENVIRANKRCADGEVDNFAVEYRMRHKDGAYRWILGRGASLKDERGVVIRMAGTHTDVTRRKRDEEALRESQDQLAKIFRFTPVGISITTRRDGRIIDVNETWARMFGHVKSDVIGRTTYEVGLWRRTEDREALLAEMARAGSIFGKELELRYKNGSTVTVLYSAVANHAYGEPCILSVLVDITERKAMEQALRRSKEAAESANRAKSEFLSTMSHEIRTPMNTILGMVDVLAGTSLTSDQTHAVKSIELAGANLLGLLNDILDLSQIEAGGLVIEEKSCDIVELATQLAEMMRPDAARKGLELRLEIQGDLPPRLFCCPDRIRQILVNLLGNAIKFTQQGHVVLEVASTPSLTDGPRLRLAVRDTGIGIPADKQAVIFDRFTQINASANRQFGGVGLGLAICKKLAELMGGRIGVDSAPGRGSTFTLSLPLRPAPLPRPASLQPAIPVNRSGGGTVLLVEDSATNAEVMRLMLEDTPFRLTWAPSGQAALAALADAPFDVILMDVEMPGMDGYQTTEALRRQEKELGRPRTPVVALTAHAFEEHRQRSFQAGCDDFQVKPIPKSRLVSTLETWLALRP; the protein is encoded by the coding sequence GTGACAACTTCTCTGCCCTCCGGGCGCGACACGGCCAAGCTCCGCTTCGGTCTGCCGACGCTCCTCGTATTGCTGTGCGCCTTGCTGCTGCCGTCTGCCGGCAGGGAGTCCAAGGCCGCCAAGACCGACGCTCAGGCCTCGGCCAAAGCCATCACCGTCGTCCTGGATCAGGATTATCCGCCCTACACCATCACCACGCCCGAGGGAGAAACCACGGGTATCCTCATTGATTACTGGAAGCTTTGGGAAAAGGTGACGGGCGTGCCCGTCAATCTGCGCCCCTTGGGCTGGAACGCCGCCCAGAATGAAATGCTGCAAGGCCGCGCCGATGTCATCGACACCTTGTTCCGCAATCCCGAACGCGAAAAAATCTACAGTTTCTCCAAGCCCTACGCCACCATCGAAGTGCCGATCTTCGTCCACAAGGACTTAAGCGGCATCAAGGACCTCGACACGTTGCGGGGATTTACCGTGGGCGTCAAACGCGGCGACTCCAGCGTGGACTACCTGTCCAGCCGGGGCATCCTGCCCCTGGCCGCCTTCGACGGCTACGAAGGCGTGGTCCAGGCCGCCCGCGACGCCCGGGTCAAGGTCTTTTGCGTCGATAAGCCCCCGGCCCTGTACTACCTCTACAAGTACGGCCTGGAAAACGACTTCCGACTGGCTTTTACCCTCAACCAGGGCGAGTTCCACCGGGCCGTGCGCAAGGGCAACGAAGCCCTGCTCCAGCTCGTGGAAGACGGTTTTGCCCGCATCACGCCGGAGCAATACGAGGAAATTGATCGTAAATGGCGCGGCTCGGCGCTGTTTCCCTCCTCCACCATGCGCTACGCCCTGTGGGCCCTGGCCGTGGTGGCGGCGGCCGTGGCCGTGCTCGTGGCCATTAACGCCGTGCTGCGGCGCACGGTGCGCCGCCAGTCCTCGCGCCTGGATCAGCTGTTGATGGCCGTGGGCCAAAGCGAGGAACGCCACCGCGAACTCGTTCAGAGCGCCGCCAGCGTCATCCTGCGCCTGGATCACCAGGGCCGGGTGGCCTTCTGCAACGCCTTCGGTCTGGAGTTCTTCGGGTTTTCCCTGGAGGAAATGATCGGTCGGGAAATCGGCGCCCTTATCGACGTGGCCGACGCCCCCGGGGCCGACGACGGCGCCGACGCCTGGACGCACACCCTGGCCGCCCTGGCCCAATCCCCGGAAAGCGCCGCCTCCCTGACCCGCCAGCACAGACGCAAAAACGGCGAAATCGCCTGGATCGCCTGGTCGTTGCGCGGCCTGCGCGCCGCCACGGGAGGGGTGAGCGAAATCCTGTGCATCGGCAACGACATCACCGAGCGCAAGCGCATCGAGGAAGCCCTGCGCGCCAGCGAAGCCCGCTACACCCTGGTCGCCAAAGGGGCCAACGACGGCATATGGGACTGGGATCTGCGCACCAACATCGTCTACTATTCTCCACGCTACCTCGAAATTCTCGGCTACAACCCCGATGAAGTGCAAAATCTCCTCGACGAATGGACCAAGCGCATCCATCCCGACGACGCCGAAAACGTCATTCGCGCCAACAAACGCTGCGCCGACGGCGAGGTGGACAATTTCGCCGTGGAATACCGCATGCGCCACAAGGACGGCGCCTACCGCTGGATTCTCGGCCGGGGAGCCAGCCTCAAGGACGAACGCGGCGTGGTCATCCGCATGGCCGGCACCCACACCGACGTCACCCGCCGCAAGCGCGACGAGGAGGCCCTGCGCGAAAGCCAGGACCAGCTCGCCAAGATCTTCCGCTTCACCCCCGTGGGCATCTCCATCACCACCCGGCGCGACGGCCGCATCATTGACGTCAATGAAACTTGGGCCCGCATGTTCGGCCACGTCAAATCCGACGTCATCGGCCGCACCACCTACGAAGTCGGCCTGTGGCGACGCACCGAGGACCGCGAGGCGCTGCTGGCCGAAATGGCCCGGGCCGGCTCCATCTTCGGCAAGGAACTCGAACTGCGCTACAAAAACGGCTCCACCGTCACCGTGCTCTATTCCGCCGTGGCCAACCACGCCTATGGCGAACCCTGCATCCTGTCCGTGCTCGTGGACATCACCGAACGCAAGGCCATGGAACAGGCCCTGCGCCGCTCCAAGGAAGCCGCCGAATCCGCCAACAGGGCCAAAAGCGAATTCCTCTCCACCATGAGCCACGAAATCCGCACGCCCATGAACACCATCCTCGGCATGGTCGACGTGCTCGCGGGCACCTCGCTGACCAGCGACCAGACCCATGCCGTCAAGTCCATCGAACTGGCCGGAGCCAATCTCCTCGGCCTGCTCAACGATATCCTCGACCTGTCCCAGATTGAGGCCGGCGGCTTGGTCATCGAGGAAAAATCCTGCGACATCGTCGAGCTGGCCACCCAGCTCGCCGAGATGATGCGCCCCGACGCCGCCCGCAAAGGCCTGGAGTTGCGCCTGGAAATCCAGGGCGATCTGCCGCCGCGACTGTTCTGCTGCCCGGACCGCATCCGGCAAATCCTCGTCAACCTCCTGGGCAACGCCATCAAGTTCACCCAGCAGGGCCACGTCGTCCTGGAAGTCGCCAGCACCCCTTCCCTCACGGACGGCCCGCGCCTGCGCCTGGCCGTGCGCGACACCGGCATCGGCATCCCCGCCGACAAGCAGGCCGTCATTTTCGACCGCTTCACCCAAATAAACGCCTCGGCCAACCGCCAGTTCGGCGGCGTGGGCCTGGGGCTGGCCATCTGCAAAAAACTCGCGGAACTCATGGGCGGCCGCATCGGCGTGGACAGCGCTCCCGGCCGGGGCTCCACCTTCACCCTCAGCCTGCCCCTGCGTCCCGCGCCCCTGCCGCGACCCGCCAGCCTCCAGCCCGCCATCCCGGTGAACCGCTCCGGCGGCGGCACGGTGCTCCTCGTCGAGGACAGCGCCACCAACGCCGAAGTCATGCGCCTCATGCTCGAAGACACGCCCTTTCGCCTCACCTGGGCCCCCAGCGGCCAAGCCGCCCTGGCCGCCCTGGCCGACGCGCCCTTCGACGTCATCCTCATGGACGTCGAAATGCCCGGCATGGACGGCTACCAGACCACCGAAGCCCTGCGCCGACAGGAAAAGGAACTTGGCCGGCCGCGTACCCCGGTGGTGGCCCTGACCGCCCACGCCTTCGAGGAACACCGTCAGCGCAGCTTCCAGGCCGGCTGCGACGATTTCCAGGTCAAGCCCATCCCCAAGTCGCGCCTGGTGAGCACCCTGGAGACCTGGCTGGCCCTGCGCCCCTAG
- a CDS encoding UbiX family flavin prenyltransferase yields MKRIIIGISGASGVIYGVRLLEVLGGVAEVETHLILSSGAAVTLGLETDKTPADLAGLADVNHDPADLAAAVSSGSFAAHGMVVAPCSMKSLAQIALSLNDNLLTRAADVTLKERRKLVIVPRETPLHLGHLRHMVALAEMGAVILPPMPSFYHGPQTIMDVVDQTVGKILDQFAVPHDLFRRWGGQ; encoded by the coding sequence ATGAAACGCATCATCATCGGCATTTCCGGGGCCAGCGGGGTTATTTACGGCGTCCGCCTGCTCGAAGTCCTGGGCGGCGTCGCGGAGGTGGAGACCCATCTCATCCTCTCATCCGGCGCGGCCGTCACCCTGGGCCTGGAAACGGACAAGACCCCGGCTGACCTGGCCGGCCTGGCCGACGTCAACCACGATCCGGCCGATCTGGCCGCCGCCGTGTCCAGCGGCTCGTTTGCCGCCCACGGCATGGTCGTGGCCCCGTGCTCCATGAAAAGCCTGGCCCAGATCGCCTTGTCCCTCAATGACAACCTGCTGACGCGGGCCGCCGACGTGACGCTGAAGGAACGCCGCAAGCTTGTCATCGTGCCCCGCGAGACGCCGCTGCACCTGGGGCATCTGCGCCACATGGTTGCCCTGGCCGAGATGGGGGCCGTCATTTTGCCGCCCATGCCGTCGTTTTACCACGGCCCGCAAACCATCATGGACGTGGTGGACCAGACCGTGGGCAAGATTCTCGATCAGTTCGCCGTACCCCACGACCTCTTCCGGCGCTGGGGCGGGCAGTGA
- a CDS encoding pyridoxamine 5'-phosphate oxidase family protein translates to MTPEAFEAAVRTLFAEVAAMTLATCAESRPWASDVYFAPDGWKLVFFSSPASRHCRNLEANPACAATIHPVVASWRDIHGLQLEGRVEPVKGLIAMGRAAAVYCAKFPFAKALLEAPGESAAKMARVRPHAFIPQSVRLTDNRKGFGTRFVLRLEEGRPLGPLEREAGN, encoded by the coding sequence GTGACCCCGGAAGCCTTCGAGGCCGCCGTTCGGACGCTGTTCGCCGAAGTGGCGGCCATGACCCTGGCCACCTGCGCGGAGAGCCGCCCCTGGGCCAGCGACGTCTATTTCGCCCCCGACGGCTGGAAGCTCGTCTTTTTCTCGTCGCCGGCCAGCCGCCATTGCCGCAACCTGGAGGCCAACCCGGCCTGCGCCGCGACCATCCACCCGGTGGTCGCCTCCTGGCGCGACATCCACGGCCTGCAACTGGAAGGCCGGGTCGAACCCGTCAAAGGCCTCATAGCCATGGGCCGGGCCGCGGCCGTCTACTGCGCCAAATTCCCTTTTGCCAAGGCCCTGCTGGAAGCGCCCGGGGAGAGCGCCGCCAAAATGGCCCGGGTGCGGCCCCATGCGTTCATCCCCCAGTCCGTGCGCCTGACCGACAACCGGAAAGGCTTCGGCACGCGTTTTGTCCTGCGCCTGGAAGAAGGCCGACCCCTGGGGCCGCTGGAGCGGGAAGCGGGCAACTGA